A part of Streptomyces sp. NBC_01235 genomic DNA contains:
- a CDS encoding SAM-dependent methyltransferase gives MERPAWAPRSIDISVPSVSRIYDYYLGGSHNFEVDREAARRAMEFMPGLPKIMQANRAFMRRAVRFATGEGITQFLDIGSGIPTFGNVHEVAQAASPGARVVYVDHDPVAVAHSQAVLAGNADADVVAADLRKPQEILGSPQVERLIDLERPVALLLVALLHFVEDADDPYAAVAEFGAALAPGSLLVLTHASYEGIPLPPERAEGAVDVYKDIRNPLIMRSRAGIERFFEGYDMVEPGLVPMPHWRPDTAPEDDDPWAFSGFAGVGRTS, from the coding sequence ATGGAGCGTCCCGCCTGGGCCCCTCGGAGCATCGACATCTCGGTGCCGAGTGTCTCGCGGATCTACGACTACTACCTGGGCGGTTCGCACAACTTCGAGGTCGACCGGGAAGCGGCCCGCAGGGCCATGGAGTTCATGCCGGGACTCCCGAAGATCATGCAGGCGAACCGGGCGTTCATGCGCCGCGCCGTGCGTTTCGCGACCGGCGAGGGCATCACCCAGTTCCTCGACATAGGTTCCGGCATCCCCACCTTCGGCAACGTCCACGAGGTCGCCCAGGCGGCGAGCCCCGGGGCGCGCGTGGTCTACGTCGACCACGACCCGGTGGCCGTCGCGCACAGCCAGGCGGTGCTGGCCGGCAACGCCGACGCCGACGTCGTGGCCGCCGACCTGCGCAAGCCGCAGGAGATCCTCGGCAGCCCGCAGGTGGAGCGACTCATCGACCTGGAGCGGCCGGTGGCGTTACTGCTCGTCGCCCTGCTCCACTTCGTGGAGGACGCGGACGATCCGTACGCGGCGGTGGCCGAGTTCGGTGCCGCGCTCGCGCCCGGCAGTCTGCTCGTGCTCACGCATGCCTCGTACGAGGGAATCCCGCTGCCGCCGGAGCGGGCCGAGGGCGCGGTGGACGTATACAAGGACATTCGCAACCCGCTGATCATGCGCTCGCGTGCCGGGATCGAGCGGTTCTTCGAGGGGTACGACATGGTGGAACCGGGACTGGTGCCGATGCCGCACTGGCGGCCGGACACGGCGCCGGAGGACGACGACCCCTGGGCCTTCTCCGGTTTCGCCGGCGTGGGGCGTACGTCGTGA